atgggcaactgtctTTTGTTGTGGCACATTCTGAAATTTGCAGTAGTTGCTTCTTTTCTTCAGAAATGTGCAGTACTCAGTCGTCTGCTGGGGACTGAGCAGGTAGGAGGAAGTGTCATGGAATCTCCTTCCCTTCCATAGTGTCAAGTGTATAGCTTCCTCTGTCCCCGGACCGGCTGATCATGTAAGGGCCTTCCCAATTGGGTTTCATCTTTTTAGATCCTTGTCTTTGTGCAGTGATGAAGGCCTTTCTTAGCACAAGGTCGCCTGGTTGAAACTGTCTAATCTTGGCTCTTTTGTCGTAGTAAGACTTCAACTGCTGTTGATAGGAGGCGACTCGGACAATGGCCTTCTCGCGCTTGCCTTCAAGTAAGTCAAGGTTGAGTCTCATCTGCTCGGAGTTCTGCTCAATACTGCCCACTTCGATTCCTATAGAGGGGACAGTGATGTGAGGAGGAATGATCGCTTCAGTTCCATAGGCGAGGGAAAATGGGGTTTCGCCGGTTGATCTTCGCATGGTAGTGCGATAAGCCCATAGTACGCCAGGGAGCTCATCTACCCATTTTCCTTCGGCGCCTTCTAATCTCTTCTTTAGACAGtccaatattattttattggatgCCTCGGCCTGGCCGTTGCCTTGAGGATATCTCGGGGTAGATAGATGCTGCTTGATGCCATACTTTTTGAAGAAGGCAGTGATCTGCTTGCCGATGAATTGTGAGCCATTGTCGGTGACTAGTGATTGTGGGCAGCCAAACCGGCAGATAATGTTTCTCCAGATAAATCGTTCCACATCATCTTCTTTAGTAGAGGATAGAGCTTCGGCCTCGATCCATTTAGTAAAGTAATCAGTGGCGAcgatcatcatttctttcttggcagGTGCCGTTGGCATGGGGCCTACTAAGTCGATGGCCCATTGCATGAAGGGCCACGGACTGTTCTGCGGATGGTAGATTTCGGCAGGCAGATTAGGAACTGGTTTGTACCGTTGGCAGCGATCACATCTTTTGACATATTCGGTGGAGTCGTGGCGCATAGTAGGCCAGAAATAGCCTACGTTTAGAGCCTTCTGGGCGAGTGACCTGCCCCCAGAGTGGTTGCCACACTCGCCGTCATGAATTTTGCAGAGGACCTCAAGTGTTTGAGGGTACTTTATGCAAGTGAGATGAGGGCCGGAGTATGATCTGCGAATGAGTTTNNNNNNNNNNNNNNNNNNNNNNNNNNNNNNNNNNNNNNNNNNNNNNNNNNNNNNNNNNNNNNNNNNNNNNNNNNNNNNNNNNNNNNNNNNNNNNNNNNNNNNNNNNNNNNNNNNNNNNNNNNNNNNNNNNNNNNNNNNNNNNNNNNNNNNNNNNNNNNNNNNNNNNNNNNNNNNNNNNNNNNNNNNNNNNNNNNNNNNNNNNNNNNNNNNNNNNNNNNNNNNNNNNNNNNNNNNNNNNNNNNNNNNNNNNNNNNNNNNNNNNNNNNNNNNNNNNNNNNNNNNNNNNNNNNNNNNNNNNNNNNNNNNNNNNNNNNNNNNNNNNNNNNNNNNNNNNNNNNNNNNNNNNNNNNNNNNNNNNNNNNNNNNNNNNNNNNNNNNNNNNNNNNNNNNNNNNNNNNNNNNNNNNNNNNNNNNNNNNNNNNNNNNNNNNNNNNNNNNNNNNNNNNNNNNNNNNNNNNNNNNNNNNNNNNNNNNNNNNNNNNNNNNNNNNNNNNNNNNNNNNNNNNNNNNNNNNNNNNNNNNNNNNNNNNNNNNNNNNNNNNNNNNNNNNNNNNNNNNNNNNNNNNNNNNNNNNNNNNNNNNNNNNNNNNNNNNNNNNNNNNNNNNNNNNNNNNNNNNNNNNNNNNNNNNNNNNNNNNNNNNNNNNNNNNNNNNNNNNNNNNNNNNNNNNNNNNNNNNNNNNNNNNNNNNNNNNNNNNNNNNNNNNNNNNNNNNNNNNNNNNNNNNNNNNNNNNNNNNNNNNNNNNNNNNNNNNNNNNNNNNNNNNNNNNNNNNNNNNNNNNNNNNNNNNNNNNNNNNNNNNNNNNNNNNNNNNNNNNNNNNNNNNNNNNNNNNNNNNNNNNNNNNNNNNNNNNNNNNNNNNNNNNNNNNNNNNNNNNNNNNNNNNNNNNNNNNNNNNNNNNNNNNNNNNNNNNNNNNNNNNNNNNNNNNNNNNNNNNNNNNNNNNNNNNNNNNNNNNNNNNNNNNNNNNNNNNNNNNNNNNNNNNNNNNNNNNNNNNNNNNNNNNNNNNNNNNNNNNNNNNNNNNNNNNNNNNNNNNNNNNNNNNNNNNNNNNNNNNNNNNNNNNNNNNNNNNNNNNNNNNNNNNNNNNNNNNNNNNNNNNNNNNNNNNNNNNNNNNNNNNNNNNNNNNNNNNNNNNNNNNNNNNNNNNNNNNNNNNNNNNNNNNNNNNNNNNNNNNNNNNNNNNNNNNNNNNNNNNNNNNNNNNNNNNNNNNNNNNNNNNNNNNNNNNNNNNNNNNNNNNNNNNNNNNNNNNNNNNNNNNNNNNNNNNNNNNNNNNNNNNNNNNNNNNNNNNNNNNNNNNNNNNNNNNNNNNNNNNNNNNNNNNNNNNNNNNNNNNNNNNNNNNNNNNNNNNNNNNNNNNNNNNNNNNNNNNNNNNNNNNNNNNNNNNNNNNNNNNNNNNNNNNNNNNNNNNNNNNNNNNNNNNNNNNNNNNNNNNNNNNNNNNNNNNNNNNNNNNNNNNNNNNNNNNNNNNNNNNNNNNNNNNNNNNNNNNNNNNNNNNNNNNNNNNNNNNNNNNNNNNNNNNNNNNNNNNNNNNNNNNNNNNNNNNNNNNNNNNNNNNNNNNNNNNNNNNNNNNNNNNNNNNNNNNNNNNNNNNNNNNNNNNNNNNNNNNNNNNNNNNNNNNNNNNNNNNNNNNNNNNNNNNNNNNNNNNNNNNNNNNNNNNNNNNNNNNNNNNNNNNNNNNNNNNNNNNNNNNNNNNNNNNNNNNNNNNNNNNNNNNNNNNNNNNNNNNNNNNNNNNNNNNNNNNNNNNNNNNNNNNNNNNNNNNNNNNNNNNNNNNNNNNNNNNNNNNNNNNNNNNNNNNNNNNNNNNNNNNNNNNNNNNNNNNNNNNNNNNNNNNNNNNNNNNNNNNNNNNNNNNNNNNNNNNNNNNNNNNNNNNNNNNNNNNNNNNNNNNNNNNNNNNNNNNNNNNNNNNNNNNNNNNNNNNNNNNNNNNNNNNNNNNNNNNNNNNNNNNNNNNNNNNNNNNNNNNNNNNNNNNNNNNNNNNNNNNNNNNNNNNNNNNNNNNNNNNNNNNNNNNNNNNNNNNNNNNNNNNNNNNNNNNNNNNNNNNNNNNNNNNNNNNNNNNNNNNNNNNNNNNNNNNNNNNNNNNNNNNNNNNNNNNNNNNNNNNNNNNNNNNNNNNNNNNNNNNNNNNNNNNNNNNNNNNNNNNNNNNNNNNNNNNNNNNNNNNNNNNNNNNNNNNNNNNNNNNNNNNNNNNNNNNNNNNNNNNNNNNNNNNNNNNNNNNNNNNNNNNNNNNNNNNNNNNNNNNNNNNNNNNNNNNNNNNNNNNNNNNNNNNNNNNNNNNNNNNNNNNNNNNNNNNNNNNNNNNNNNNNNNNNNNNNNNNNNNNNNNNNNNNNNNNNNNNNNNNNNNNNNNNNNNNNNNNNNNNNNNNNNNNNNNNNNNNNNNNNNNNNNNNNNNNNNNNNNNNNNNNNNNNNNNNNNNNNNNNNNNNNNNNNNNNNNNNNNNNNNNNNNNNNNNNNNNNNNNNNNNNNNNNNNNNNNNNNNNNNNNNNNNNNNNNNNNNNNNNNNNNNNNNNNNNNNNNNNNNNNNNNNNNNNNNNNNNNNNNNNNNNNNNNNNNNNNNNNNNNNNNNNNNNNNNNNNNNNNNNNNNNNNNNNNNNNNNNNNNNNNNNNNNNNNNNNNNNNNNNNNNNNNNNNNNNNNNNNNNNNNNNNNNNNNNNNNNNNNNNNNNNNNNNNNNNNNNNNNNNNNNNNNNNNNNNNNNNNNNNNNNNNNNNNNNNNNNNNNNNNNNNNNNNNNNNNNNNNNNNNNNNNNNNNNNNNNNNNNNNNNNNNNNNNNNNNNNNNNNNNNNNNNNNNNNNNNNNNNNNNNNNNNNNNNNNNNNNNNNNNNNNNNNNNNNNNNNNNNNNNNNNNNNNNNNNNNNNNNNNNNNNNNNNNNNNNNNNNNNNNNNNNNNNNNNNNNNNNNNNNNNNNNNNNNNNNNNNNNNNNNNNNNNNNNNNNNNNNNNNNNNNNNNNNNNNNNNNNNNNNNNNNNNNNNNNNNNNNNNNNNNNNNNNNNNNNNNNNNNNNNNNNNNNNNNNNNNNNNNNNNNNNNNNNNNNNNNNNNNNNNNNNNNNNNNNNNNNNNNNNNNNNNNNNNNNNNNNNNNNNNNNNNNNNNNNNNNNNNNNNNNNNNNNNNNNNNNNNNNNNNNNNNNNNNNNNNNNNNNNNNNNNNNNNNNNNNNNNNNNNNNNNNNNNNNNNNNNNNNNNNNNNNNNNNNNNNNNNNNNNNNNNNNNNNNNNNNNNNNNNNNNNNNNNNNNNNNNNNNNNNNNNNNNNNNNNNNNNNNNNNNNNNNNNNNNNNNNNNNNNNNNNNNNNNNNNNNNNNNNNNNNNNNNNNNNNNNNNNNNNNNNNNNNNNNNNNNNNNNNNNNNNNNNNNNNNNNNNNNNNNNNNNNNNNNNNNNNNNNNNNNNNNNNNNNNNNNNNNNNNNNNNNNNNNNNNNNNNNNNNNNNNNNNNNNNNNNNNNNNNNNNNNNNNNNNNNNNNNNNNNNNNNNNNNNNNNNNNNNNNNNNNNNNNNNNNNNNNNNNNNNNNNNNNNNNNNNNNNNNNNNNNNNNNNNNNNNNNNNNNNNNNNNNNNNNNNNNNNNNNNNNNNNNNNNNNNNNNNNNNNNNNNNNNNNNNNNNNNNNNNNNNNNNNNNNNNNNNNNNNNNNNNNNNNNNNNNNNNNNNNNNNNNNNNNNNNNNNNNNNNNNNNNNNNNNNNNNNNNNNNNNNNNNNNNNNNNNNNNNNNNNNNNNNNNNNNNNNNNNNNNNNNNNNNNNNNNNNNNNNNNNNNNNNNNNNNNNNNNNNNNNNNNNNNNNNNNNNNNNNNNNNNNNNNNNNNNNNNNNNNNNNNNNNNNNNNNNNNNNNNNNNNNNNNNNNNNNNNNNNNNNNNNNNNNNNNNNNNNNNNNNNNNNNNNNNNNNNNNNNNNNNNNNNNNNNNNNNNNNNNNNNNNNNNNNNNNNNNNNNNNNNNNNNNNNNNNNNNNNNNNNNNNNNNNNNNNNNNNNNNNNNNNNNNNNNNNNGAGTGTTGGTGGACTGCGCTTGTGAGGGATTTCCAGTAGTTTGGGacgagaattggttcttcgagAGCGAGTAGCAGAGCGCCTTTCTTCACGATCCTCATTGTGATGATTGTCGAGTTGACCTCCCTGGGGGCCTATCCTTTCGCGAATGTTTCTCTGCGAGCGAGCAGCAGAGCGCCTTTCTTCTCGATCCTCGTCTCGATGGCCATCAAGTTGACCTCCCTGGGAGCCTAGCCTTTCATGAACGTCTTCCTGCTGGCCCAGGCGAGCGTGGATGTCAGGTCTTGGGCCTAGCCTGTCGCGCACGTTGGTCCTTAAATTCAATCTGGAAGGAAAACTTCGTCTGCTCTGAGTGTGGCTTGCGGATGCTTGCGACATGTCCGTGAGCTGATCTCGTTGTTGCGCATTTCCTTGTCCGTTTACTCCTGCTCGACCTGCTTGGTTCCCGTCGAACTGCCTATCGGCCCGTTTGTGTGTCCTTCTCTCTTCGCCCtgttgtccaaggccaaggttttgagccaagtttatttggttgaggagctgcctcatcaaattgctttggtcgtccattctctgagttagctggtcaactctcagattaaggtctacttgacttcgtggatcgggaggagagaaatgtgtggagcccaattgcacacgggctagggtttcattggATGTGTACGTGGGAGCATGCGTCGAGCGTGGAGGCAATGGAGGGAATGGttgaagttgctccaagattGGGCCAAAGTCGGCGGTGGTGCTATGAAGGTGGCTAGGTCCGGCCACGGGGCCTTGAGATGGTACGACGGCGGCGGAGGCCGGTGCGGTGGTCCTCGCTGCGAGTCCGGCAGGTGGCACAGTGGTTTCAGTCACACGGGGTGGCTGCTGAGGGTTCATGGCGGCGAGAGGTGGTGGGGCCGCCATGTCGATCGTGGGATCGTGGGAGGAGTAGCTTTGGGCCGTCACGGATTGAGCCATAGCGGCGGTTTTGCTCCTCGTGcgcttgcttccaaccatggttgtttggaaggcttcggtggattggaaaataggaggaacggattccttgagcacgcgttgagtataactcgtgctctcaatgaaagcaccaaatgtttgtgcaaataatctcacgggagaatattcgcttctggatccttcaaccttcgatcttccttctctctcttcctcgattcctgtaaaaaagattggagtaaatagaccacacccgggggtgttggccaaaggccctccgatgcctaagttagttcgagtgtttgtaggaaaacaatagctaagcaaagggtacggagttgtatgtagggtgtaaaccgggtggccggagccgtgtggagaaaaatggagagtggagagggagagagagcttcgggtatttttctcgggtataagGAGTAGGTTTTCTGAAGTatccttgaatgatgaatgaggtcgtctatttataggagcctcggggctagggtttcgtagggatcgagtcggctttgataatatccgaattaaatatattatctcttaagaagataatatctgaattaaatgatattatcttctctttattaggataatatcttaattaatgatattatctctttaaataaagataatatcatattaattaagatatttatcccaattaattaattagccagataaactggtttaattaattaatttaagagataatcttctttttcacgtggcgtgccctgattgaagacgaaaatatatgctcccacacCCATCCCACAACCACTCTCCACCCAAACCTATCCAACAACCACTCTCCACCCCAGAACCCCAGCTCCTCCCCACCCTCCACCCGAGCCAGCAACTACagaaaaagataagaaaaaaatCTTCTACAGACCCCCTCCCAACGAACCCAGAATCCCAACTCAACAACCACCCAgaccctctccctctcccctTGATTTCCCTTTGTGTTGAGAGATAACCACCCACCACCCTCCTCCCCACCTTATCACCCGCCAACCCCACCTCCCAAAATCACAGTCACTGTCAATTTCTCACCCTCCAAGTGCGCTCTCTTCTCATCCCACCTCACCTCCTCATCTCCCAAACTACCCAAACTCTTTCCCCACACCCACAACTCTATACCCACCTCACCCAATCCCTCCCTCCACCAAAAGTTCCTCCATAAGCTTTTAGAACCATCATCCGATGTTCCAGAACCTTCTCCTTCTTCCAACCCACCTGCCAAGTTCACGCCTTTGGAGCAGCAAGTGGTGGACCTCAAGAAGAGGTACCCATATGTCCTTTTGACGGTGGAAGTGGGTTACAAGTACCGATTCTTCGGCCAAGACACCGAAAATGCTGCGAGGGTTTTGGGGATTTATGCCCATATGGAGACGTCTGTGAGGAATGGGggagaaaaaattgaagggagggggtttgggtctaatgatttttttctctttttcttcaattattttttaattttgtatttattttaaccttattttatttattaattattaaaagtcgcatttaccctaaaatttggttaaattcAACAGAAAATTAGACAGTAAGACCAATGGAGCAATTAATATATAGTTAATGggccatttgaacgaataatttaattgagggaccaaaatgtaaatcgagtacaagtttgaggaccatttgagtaatttatccaataaaaaaattatgtgaatTTGAGGTTAAAATCCTAATCCAATACCCTAAAAACAAGGATGTAGATTAACTAGTTGATCCAATTCTAATTCCTTAATTCTTAGATTTCCTGATTTATGACTTCTTTCATTCCTAGTAAATTAATGTGCGGTAAATGGTTACTCATTGATAATATAACGTAACAATAGAAAATCTTAACTTTAAACGTGTTCGAGTACAATACAATAATTTCTATGTAAGTAGTAATCCTATGAATAAATTTAGGTCGAGAACGACTTTGTTTTAAGCTCGACTACAATGCAAGCGTTGAAAATCGTGAAGTTTTTAAGCCGCCACAATGTCTTCCTAATTCACCCATGTTACTATATCAAAGTGGGTTGGGTAGAGAAGGTGTTGCGGAAAGGCTACAATAAGGGGTATGGATGAGAGACTCAAGTTGGGGTTCAATCCAACCAttaaatttcaacattttcaattcaattcttgttttcttttgtgaaaCTAAGGGCTCAAAAGCCCAAACAACTCAGacatgaataaaataataattgccCAATGGGCTAGCAAGGAGTAAACCGATATCTCAAAACACGTATGCCGCCAGTGTAATTTTGAATTCGCATTTGGCTTTATAAATTATGCTACAGACATACAGagttaacttctttttttcttttttctttttaaagaaaatgattttgcttttgtttttatttttggttcgccaacttcatttttttttaaaaaaaaatcctgaACAGAAGcaattttcaacttcaaattgaaggaaaataagCATAATTAGATTTTAGATAGATAACATAAAACCTAGGTGGATGAAATATAGGTTTAAATATTAAACACAGTGCCCTTCAAGCACAAACTATATGCTCTAACATTTAAGAAGATATTTATACAAATCTGGAAACTGTGAGTATCAGTTACATATGATCCCATGAAAGGGTTCAAGTTACTTAGCTCATCACTGAGGAGAGGAAGCAAATACTGGCAACCCTGaaatgaaagaagaaatattTAGACGTGAAACATCATATTGCTTTGAAACATTACAAATATGATGATCCAAGAACAAATAAATTGCAAGAATTTAAAAGGAATCACATTAAGACGTATTCAGGCTCGTCATGAACCAACCAAACTGACAGTTTCCATGAGGATCGAATGGACCAGTTATGgatcccaaaaataaataagacaaTTAACTTGTGAAAAGGGTCTAATCTCACAATATTGAACATGGGGAGAAGACAGACTAACACAATTGTAAATATACTTAGGATAAAAGAACagttatataatttttaatttttaattatcaaGAGAACAGTTTGATTAGGAAAAAGATATAAAATGATGTTACCTCTAAAGATCATTGATGCCGACGTCTTTTGACATTGTCCTCACTAAATGACTGCCAGTTATTATGATCAAGGGTGCTCAGGTCATCAAGTTCCGCAATGGCAAGCAAGTATGTTGTGAGTTTCCTAAGCTCCTGATCACTGTCTCGGCTAGAATGAGCCCTCTTGAATGGCTTGATGGTTAAACCATTTTGTGGGTTCATCACAAAATTCCTTCGCAGATCATCAAACATTATAGTGTTTTTTGAACTGTAGAACTGAACACAACAAGAAACCACTAGTCATCAACTAACTGATCGTTAGACAGCAGAAGAAAATCACAATACTTCTATACAATGCATAGGAACTGTTATCCATCTCCAAATAAATGCTATtgataaaaagacaaaattcATTACTGTGCCTGAAAATGATGGCAATCCatctagaaaaataaaaaataaaaaatccccTTACAACTTGTAATGGGCAAATTATAAATGATGGTATTGTGTCTTCATATGTTATGCAAAGGAGTTAGCAAAATCTCAACATCACTCAGAAGttacaaaaaaggaaacaagaaaaaagagcaAAAGGAGATAATTAATAAAGCCATAGTTCCATACCTCAGGGAATTGAGCCCAGATCAAGCCTAACGGCTTGCAATCAAAGATCCCACGGGAATCTGATTGAACTGTGATCATTGCTAAATGGTCTAGAAGAGCTGTGATTTTGTAGTTGGGATTGCTGAGTACACCAAGCTCAGCCATCTTCAATTCAACCCACTTCATGCTGTAgaaaggatatatatatatatatatatcattaaaattaaatgaacAGATTATAAATCTATGACCATAGTTATTcattattcattcaaattccCTGTAATCTACTAATAGCAAGCAGTTTGAAGCCTTTATTTGTTTGTATACTTAAGCTTCCAGATATAACCTTACATTTAAActgagagggaaaaaaaagactCAAGCAATTTTTATCAGTTCAAATTAATTCCTTTGTATctaagggaaaaaaacaaagcctTAAGTGTTTTGTAAGAGTCCATTCACATGCAAGAAGAGGTGACGCTTGAGTACTGAAAAGCAATTTAAAGGAACTCTCTCAAACTCATTAGTCTCACCAACATAAATGACTTCTCTCAAATTTATACACGCATAGACACAAACATATCTGGCAGACCTCTTGACACATTTCTAAATGCCTAATTCACAGTCTAGCGAGATAACATGATAGAAAGGTTGAGATAACAAATTAGATTTCATCCACTATTTTGATCATTCTTATTTATCAAGGTATTTATCATCTGAGCACTATCATTCCATTCAGCCAGATATAGAGGCCATTGTTTTCCAGAATAAAATATccatttcaaataaaattatgtcaAAGAACATAAAGGAatagaaagagaaaggagTAATTCATTCAACAAGAGTGACAGGAACCAATGTCATTTTGATGTTGAATTCATTTAACTTTATTTGTATCCATCGATAAAATAAGTCTTGTGCTGCCAAAACAGTTCAATTTGGATGAAGGAATTTATTGGTACACTTGCTGAAATCAAGCGGTTTAGTTGCTTCAAATGAACCACAAAAATCTATATGCAAGTGACTGTAATGGGAGGCTTCTTACAGGATTTGGGATTGATAATGATCAAcaatacataaaaaacaaaagaaaggatAGTAAAATATCAGCAAATAACCAACTAATTCACTTCCAATGTTATGCAACAATCTCCTAGTTAGCAAATTAGCATAACACTtacaaacatgggaaaaaaaataagggacATATATGTGTCGCAAATTCTTTACCAGTAGAAATTGTATAGAAATTTTGATTAATCCATCACTACCTGTGCGTTTTTATAGAATTGAGATAGCAATGGAATTTCAAATCGACAACTTACCTGGTTGCAGACCATATCATGATATCGTATTCAGCATAGGCAGCTGCAAGAAACTCATGAAGAACTACAAAATACAGTGTGGGAATGTTAAATGAGAGACACATGGAGACTCTTGAAATGTAGAAACTTGCTAAGACGAATATACTCACAAGGCCGCATAAGCTGAAGTGGGTTCTCTGCTGGGGACCGGTGATCAAATAGAGTATAATCAATATCTAGCACAAGCAGTTTCTTTCCTTCCCGGCATGGATTCCGAAGTTCAATCTATAATCCaatgcaaagaagaaaaaaaacaccatataTTCATCTGAAATTGGGTAACTGTTTACCtagtttatttgtttgtttcgTTTTCCTAAGCAAACCGATTTGCACagaaataaatttgaatttgaagcaGAAACgaccaaataaaataacagCAATTACTTTAAaagtacaaaaataaatagaaatagcTAACCTTGTACTGACTTATACGCCTCCTCAACTTCTGCTTATTGCCATGTTTATCTTTAATTTCAACAGCCTCATCTTGGGGAAGCtcaaaatcatcaacaatGTCTGGAGACTCCACTTGATCCACTATAATGTCATCTTCCGTAGTACTAATTTAATTCAGCAACAAATTATCAAACACTTGGTGTGCATAAAATCATACAGAAAGAACATAATAGAGAAATGTGAGAGCGAGAGCAGACCCAATCATGGTCATTCTGAGGGAGGACTTGAAGGGGAGAGAGGAGAGCAAAACGGCGTCGTCGGCGAGCTTTGAAGGGAGGATTTTTGGGTAGAGAAGCTTTTGACGTTTGGGCAAGACGTCGGTGGCTTGGCAGATTCGGCGCTTGAGCTCGCCCACCGTGTCGTCCCCGCATACGCGAACCGTATACTCCTTCCCGCTCCACTTCACTGTCAGTGTTATCTCCTCCTCCGGCAACGACGTCGTTGAGGTTGAGCCTACACCTACTCCTGCCATTGCCATTGCGCAAATAACAACTGCTTACTTTCTCAAtctgtgtgtgtatgtgtgcgTCTCCCTTTCTCGTTGAGGTTTAGACTTCAGGTGGCTACctattttatattcttattcttattttgtgctcattttcattttcttagaATTAAATTTAGAGCCCAATCCAAatattgatatatattttttaggcTAAAATTCACTTTTGGTCTCTATAATTTGATACTTCAATCATTTTTGAGCCTGTAGTTTTAATTCTGTTAATTTTGACCATGtagtttcatatttgtaacaattcaaggacaatttagtattcttttcaatttttttgacgATGCAAAGGGCAATTTCTTCAACCCAAAATCCTTGAGCATAAAAGCTCTTCTGAAACTCCCCTAATTTCATATTAGGGCttgaaattggtcatttgggGTTTAGGGGTCTTCAAAAATTGGGATTAGCGGTTGAATTTCGAGCCCTAATATGAAATGGGAATTATTTCAAACAAGCTTTTACTCTCAAGAATTTTGGATTGACGAAATTGTCCCTTGATAAATTGACAAGAATACTAACATGCCCTTGAATTGCTTCAAATACAAAACTACAATGACAAAATTGACGAAATTGAAACTATAGGATCAAAAGTGGTTGAAGTGACAAACTACAGagaccaaaagtgacttttgaCCTTTTTGTTAATGTTACAACTTACAAAGGCTATAATATGCGATTTTGCTCCTAAATTAACTATAATTGTAAATTTAACTGTtgagtaaatttttttggtaaattaaatacttaaacTATACTAGCCTCTCCATACGCATGCGAGAGACATAAGAATTCATATTCTATTAATATAAGAAGTTGAGTTTGAAcaattgatgaaaataaaagtaaatataaAATCGAACGTGTgctatcaaaagaaaatcatatattAACAGGAAAATCTCcaatttaaaagtaaaaacaattCTGTCAATCGTCATCAAGTGGAAGGGAAAAACAACTTTTAATATGTGTATGAGAAGACTTTCTCTTATACCGTCCATAAGAGTGGCATAAGTGATGGTGCGAGGAAACAATTCCCTCACAAATACTAGGTAATTACTACACTCTGCTCTAACTATAAGCTgagtttaaaataaacttcacAATGTTTCTTTCATCAATGGCAACAAAATCAACGATCAATTCGGTAGTTGACGCATCTGCAGAGAAACCCCTCTCCA
The window above is part of the Prunus dulcis chromosome 1, ALMONDv2, whole genome shotgun sequence genome. Proteins encoded here:
- the LOC117616758 gene encoding ubiquitin-like domain-containing CTD phosphatase, with the translated sequence MAMAGVGVGSTSTTSLPEEEITLTVKWSGKEYTVRVCGDDTVGELKRRICQATDVLPKRQKLLYPKILPSKLADDAVLLSSLPFKSSLRMTMIGTTEDDIIVDQVESPDIVDDFELPQDEAVEIKDKHGNKQKLRRRISQYKIELRNPCREGKKLLVLDIDYTLFDHRSPAENPLQLMRPFLHEFLAAAYAEYDIMIWSATSMKWVELKMAELGVLSNPNYKITALLDHLAMITVQSDSRGIFDCKPLGLIWAQFPEFYSSKNTIMFDDLRRNFVMNPQNGLTIKPFKRAHSSRDSDQELRKLTTYLLAIAELDDLSTLDHNNWQSFSEDNVKRRRHQ